The proteins below come from a single Roseiflexus sp. RS-1 genomic window:
- a CDS encoding Ig-like domain-containing alpha-2-macroglobulin family protein: protein MPPLYRRFAILLILAVTLAACGGPRPQPTPTPVTAQPTPVAPQRDIPPPPDRAAPILVARSPEPGQALDPGAPIELVFDRPMDRASVAAALNIAGVTGAIEWRDARTVRFVPSAPLQRASTYEVFLRETAKGADGLPLAAPVRFRFATAGFLEVGQVIPADGAADVQPNSTITVFFNRPVVPLTAIESQANLPQPVTFDPPIAGRGEWLNTAIYTFVPAAPLAGGATYTGRIAAGLTDVTGNPLQSEYTWRFTVARPQVVMIDPSDGATLVPLQPRITLRFNVPVDPASARAAFRLSQPDGAPIPGDLQIDGETLVFTPSQRLDFETRYTVEVAAGLTGVSGGLGMANDFRATLQTVPRLRILETDPRDGETDARRGGLTIRFNAPVDPATVLPNVAITPQPTEVYTYFNEYDNTFFISFDTRPSTAYTIAIGPDIADPYGSRTGQSLTVRFRTAPLDPWVYPLTPGFITTFDANRAPRIALMATNVTSASLRLYRLPIEALLRRDILGPDGASPASGATLVRSWREQFSVPRDEPTPVRVDLVEGGGRLDPGLYLLLLDLPSGYPEARVLAVSPLHLTLKAAERNALVWANDLTTGAPVSGLTLELFDEQGGSLGTATTDANGVATATLNRTQYRGMIAVARQPFAIFGADWSAGVSPWDFSLPASFDLPEVIAYVYTDRPIYRPGQRVWFKGAVRADNDVRYTLMQGLNAAQVTVYDAAGEAVFQQAVNLNQNGAFDGGFTLANGAPTGEYAISLNIGGQVFRFPFQVAAYRPPEIEVTVTPRAAEVVRGTPTDATVRAGYFFGAPAANLPVQWNALAEPFAPAPDWAGRYTFGEYGDLWICRFCWWVPSPPPQPILSGSATTDAQGEAIISLPGELRDSEGNVITRSVRLTVEATVTGRDNQAISGRSTVIVHASDLYVGLAPRAYVGRAGVAQQIDLVTIDTRGNRLANRTVEIELVRTTWENRFVQDDAGGRWESREVREPASTQTVTTDGNGDAVISFTPDKGGAYLVLARTRDAGGREARSSLYVWVYGGDALWLRENNDRINLIADKGEYRPGETATILIPSPFTGPHWALLTVERGGVLSHEVRRVSGGSLVYQLPITPEHAPNIFVSAVLFAPPDSNGAPADYKVGILPLSVTPVLQTLQVAVTTTTPQAAPGDTVQFEVRVTDVTGAPVAAELSLDLVDKAVLSLQPREPDAIVQAFYGRRPLGVFTGAGLSVAAERFERLLDEAQRNAPPGAGAAGPEAAVPMVGAAPTEAPAAAMPARAGDAALQQGLTIRQEFADTAFWQAIVATDASGRASVQVTLPDNLTTWVMRGVALTADTRVGEGTGELISTKPLLIRPVTPRFFVVGDVVELTANVSNRTNAPLATEVTLGADGVTVNAPITQTIQVPANGEASATWQVTVLDVEAVDLVFSVVSGQLSDAARPRIASAPGGRIPVYRYSAPQTVATGGQIDTAGARVEAVALPPNVDARLGELRVRIDPSLAAGVLDGLRALEEYPYESVDATVSRFVPSVAALRALRQLGVANAELEARLPALVTDALDRLSLWQNADGGWGWWAEDESNPYMSAYVVFGMLRAREAGFTVRDDTLARGMEYLVAQLADDADVRTVQQANRQAWLLYVLADGGRPDGRRMDALYNNRERLGVYGKALLALAIHRVNASDARLKTLLSDLNNSAIVSATGVHWEEAGRDYWAFSSDMCSSAIALQALVRLDPQNQIIPNAVRWLMVARRGDAWLSTQESTWALLALTDWMALTGELSGDYDYAVWLNGNERIAGRIDATNVMSPTVVRIPTTDLLTGDPSLVAVGRSEGPGRLYYAAHLNLALPADQVQALDRGIAVTRRYVAADCTDGPRCPTLTSVKAGDTVRVELSIVAERDLSYVQVTDPLPAGGEAIDPTLATTAIATHVGPTLQPAPDATTPYFWWWWRWYDRIELRDEKVALFADYLPRGAYLFSYTFRAVQPGEYRVIPTIAQESFFPEVFGRSDGQLFTITR, encoded by the coding sequence ATGCCTCCGCTCTACCGCCGGTTTGCGATCCTGTTGATACTTGCGGTGACTCTCGCCGCATGCGGCGGACCGCGCCCGCAACCAACCCCAACCCCGGTGACTGCGCAACCCACTCCGGTTGCCCCGCAACGGGATATTCCCCCACCGCCGGATCGCGCGGCGCCGATCCTGGTCGCCCGCTCGCCCGAACCGGGACAGGCGCTCGATCCGGGCGCGCCGATTGAACTGGTCTTCGACCGTCCGATGGATCGCGCGTCGGTTGCGGCGGCGCTGAATATCGCCGGGGTGACCGGCGCGATTGAATGGCGCGATGCGCGCACGGTGCGCTTCGTTCCGTCCGCGCCACTGCAACGCGCTTCCACGTATGAGGTGTTCCTGCGCGAAACGGCGAAAGGCGCGGACGGCTTGCCACTCGCGGCGCCGGTGCGCTTCCGCTTCGCCACTGCTGGATTCCTCGAGGTCGGGCAGGTGATCCCTGCTGACGGCGCGGCTGATGTGCAGCCCAATTCGACCATCACGGTCTTCTTCAACCGTCCGGTTGTGCCGCTCACGGCGATCGAGTCGCAGGCGAACCTGCCGCAACCGGTGACATTCGACCCGCCGATCGCGGGGCGCGGGGAATGGCTGAATACCGCCATTTATACGTTCGTCCCGGCAGCGCCGCTTGCCGGCGGCGCGACCTACACCGGACGCATCGCCGCAGGTCTGACCGATGTGACCGGCAATCCGCTCCAGTCGGAGTACACCTGGCGTTTCACCGTCGCCCGTCCGCAGGTGGTGATGATTGACCCATCCGATGGCGCAACCCTTGTGCCACTGCAACCACGCATCACGTTGCGCTTCAATGTGCCGGTCGATCCTGCATCGGCGCGCGCCGCATTTCGTCTGAGTCAGCCGGATGGCGCCCCTATTCCTGGCGATCTCCAGATTGACGGTGAGACGCTGGTGTTCACGCCGTCGCAGCGGCTGGACTTCGAGACGCGCTACACGGTCGAAGTGGCTGCCGGTCTGACGGGTGTTTCCGGCGGTCTCGGCATGGCAAACGATTTTCGCGCAACCCTGCAAACGGTTCCACGATTGCGCATTCTAGAGACCGATCCGCGCGATGGCGAGACGGATGCGCGGCGCGGCGGTTTGACGATCCGGTTCAATGCGCCGGTCGATCCGGCGACGGTGCTGCCGAATGTTGCGATCACGCCACAGCCGACGGAGGTGTACACCTATTTCAATGAGTATGACAATACGTTCTTCATCAGTTTCGACACGCGCCCTTCGACGGCGTATACGATTGCGATCGGACCGGATATCGCCGATCCTTACGGGAGTCGCACCGGTCAGTCCCTGACGGTGCGCTTCCGCACTGCGCCGCTGGATCCATGGGTCTATCCGCTGACACCCGGTTTCATCACGACGTTCGACGCTAACCGCGCGCCCCGGATTGCGCTGATGGCAACCAATGTCACCAGTGCGTCGCTGAGGCTCTACCGTCTGCCGATCGAGGCGCTGCTGCGCCGCGACATCCTCGGACCCGATGGTGCATCCCCTGCTTCCGGCGCGACGCTTGTGCGCAGCTGGCGCGAGCAGTTCAGCGTGCCGCGTGATGAACCGACGCCGGTGCGCGTCGATCTGGTCGAGGGGGGTGGTCGCCTCGATCCTGGACTGTACCTGCTGCTGCTGGATCTTCCCTCCGGCTATCCTGAGGCGCGAGTGCTGGCAGTGTCGCCGCTGCACCTGACACTGAAGGCGGCGGAACGCAATGCGCTGGTGTGGGCGAATGACCTGACGACCGGCGCGCCGGTTTCCGGTCTGACGCTGGAGTTGTTCGATGAGCAGGGCGGTTCGCTTGGAACGGCGACCACCGACGCGAATGGGGTGGCGACGGCGACGCTCAACCGCACCCAATACCGTGGAATGATCGCAGTGGCGCGGCAACCGTTCGCCATTTTCGGCGCAGACTGGAGCGCCGGCGTCAGCCCATGGGATTTCAGCCTCCCGGCATCATTCGATCTGCCAGAAGTCATCGCCTATGTCTACACCGACCGCCCGATCTATCGTCCCGGTCAGCGGGTGTGGTTCAAGGGCGCAGTGCGCGCCGATAACGATGTGCGCTACACCCTCATGCAGGGGTTGAACGCGGCGCAGGTCACGGTCTACGATGCCGCTGGCGAAGCGGTCTTCCAGCAGGCGGTGAATCTGAACCAGAACGGCGCCTTCGACGGCGGGTTCACGCTGGCGAATGGCGCGCCGACTGGTGAGTACGCTATCAGTCTGAATATCGGCGGTCAGGTGTTCCGTTTCCCCTTCCAGGTCGCCGCTTACCGTCCGCCGGAGATCGAAGTCACGGTGACGCCGCGCGCTGCTGAGGTTGTGCGCGGCACGCCAACCGATGCGACGGTGCGCGCCGGGTATTTCTTCGGCGCGCCAGCCGCGAACCTGCCGGTGCAGTGGAATGCGCTGGCGGAACCGTTCGCGCCTGCGCCCGATTGGGCAGGCAGGTACACCTTCGGCGAATATGGCGATCTGTGGATTTGCCGTTTCTGCTGGTGGGTTCCATCGCCTCCGCCGCAACCGATCCTCTCCGGCAGCGCGACGACCGATGCGCAGGGGGAGGCGATCATCAGTCTGCCGGGTGAACTGCGCGACTCGGAAGGGAATGTCATCACGCGCAGCGTGCGCCTCACCGTCGAGGCGACCGTCACCGGGCGCGACAATCAGGCGATCAGCGGGCGCAGCACCGTCATCGTGCATGCCAGCGACCTGTACGTCGGTCTGGCGCCGCGCGCGTATGTCGGCAGGGCAGGCGTTGCGCAGCAGATCGATCTGGTGACGATCGACACACGCGGCAATCGTCTGGCAAACCGCACGGTCGAAATCGAACTGGTGCGCACCACGTGGGAGAACCGCTTCGTGCAGGATGACGCTGGCGGACGGTGGGAATCGCGCGAGGTGCGCGAGCCTGCCAGCACGCAGACGGTCACGACCGACGGGAATGGCGATGCAGTCATTTCGTTTACCCCCGACAAAGGCGGCGCTTATCTGGTGCTGGCGCGCACACGCGACGCTGGCGGGCGCGAGGCGCGTTCATCGCTCTACGTCTGGGTGTACGGCGGCGATGCGCTCTGGCTGCGCGAGAATAACGACCGCATCAACCTGATCGCCGACAAAGGCGAGTATCGCCCCGGCGAGACGGCGACCATCCTCATCCCCTCGCCGTTCACCGGACCGCACTGGGCGCTGCTGACCGTCGAGCGCGGCGGTGTGCTGAGCCACGAGGTGCGCCGGGTCAGCGGCGGCAGCCTGGTCTATCAACTGCCGATCACCCCAGAGCACGCGCCGAACATTTTCGTCTCGGCGGTGCTGTTCGCGCCGCCCGACAGCAATGGCGCACCGGCGGATTACAAGGTCGGCATCCTGCCGCTGAGCGTGACACCCGTCCTGCAAACCTTGCAGGTCGCCGTGACAACCACAACGCCACAGGCAGCGCCTGGCGACACGGTGCAGTTTGAGGTGCGCGTCACTGATGTGACAGGCGCGCCGGTGGCGGCGGAACTGTCGCTCGACCTGGTCGACAAAGCGGTGCTGTCGCTGCAACCGCGCGAGCCAGACGCGATCGTGCAGGCATTCTACGGTCGTCGTCCGCTGGGGGTGTTTACCGGCGCCGGGCTGTCGGTCGCCGCCGAGCGATTCGAGCGGTTGCTGGACGAGGCGCAACGCAATGCGCCTCCGGGCGCGGGCGCGGCTGGACCGGAGGCTGCCGTACCGATGGTCGGGGCAGCGCCGACAGAAGCGCCGGCAGCGGCAATGCCTGCGCGCGCAGGAGACGCCGCACTTCAACAGGGATTGACCATCCGCCAGGAGTTTGCCGATACCGCATTCTGGCAGGCGATTGTGGCGACCGATGCCAGCGGGCGCGCCAGCGTGCAGGTGACGCTGCCCGACAACCTGACGACGTGGGTGATGCGCGGCGTGGCGCTCACCGCCGATACGCGCGTCGGCGAAGGGACCGGCGAACTGATTAGCACCAAACCGCTGCTGATCCGTCCGGTCACGCCGCGTTTCTTCGTCGTCGGTGATGTGGTGGAGCTGACGGCGAATGTCAGTAATCGCACGAATGCGCCACTGGCGACAGAGGTGACACTGGGCGCCGATGGGGTGACGGTCAACGCGCCAATCACGCAGACGATCCAGGTTCCGGCGAACGGCGAGGCGTCGGCGACCTGGCAGGTGACCGTCCTCGATGTCGAGGCGGTCGATCTGGTGTTCAGCGTAGTATCCGGTCAGCTGAGCGATGCGGCGCGACCGCGGATCGCCAGCGCGCCAGGTGGACGCATTCCGGTCTATCGCTACAGCGCACCGCAGACGGTTGCGACCGGTGGGCAGATCGACACGGCAGGCGCGCGGGTCGAGGCGGTGGCATTGCCGCCGAATGTCGATGCGCGCCTGGGAGAACTGCGCGTTCGGATCGATCCCTCGCTGGCAGCCGGCGTGCTCGACGGCTTGCGGGCGCTGGAGGAATACCCGTATGAGTCGGTCGATGCAACCGTGTCGCGCTTCGTGCCGAGTGTGGCTGCGCTGCGGGCGCTGCGTCAGTTGGGCGTGGCGAATGCCGAACTGGAGGCGCGTTTGCCAGCGCTGGTGACCGATGCGCTCGACCGGCTCTCCCTGTGGCAGAACGCAGACGGCGGATGGGGCTGGTGGGCGGAGGATGAGAGCAATCCGTATATGAGCGCGTATGTAGTGTTCGGCATGCTGCGCGCGCGCGAAGCAGGTTTCACCGTGCGTGATGATACACTGGCGCGCGGGATGGAGTATCTCGTCGCGCAACTCGCCGACGACGCCGATGTGCGCACTGTGCAGCAGGCGAACCGGCAGGCATGGCTGCTCTACGTGCTTGCCGATGGCGGCAGACCGGACGGCAGACGGATGGATGCGCTCTACAACAACCGCGAGCGCCTGGGCGTGTATGGCAAAGCGCTGCTGGCGCTGGCGATCCACCGCGTCAATGCCAGCGATGCCCGCCTGAAAACCCTGCTTTCCGATCTGAACAATTCTGCAATTGTGAGCGCGACCGGGGTCCACTGGGAAGAAGCCGGGCGAGACTATTGGGCGTTCAGCAGTGACATGTGCAGTAGCGCGATTGCGCTCCAGGCGCTCGTGCGGCTCGACCCGCAGAACCAGATCATCCCCAACGCCGTGCGCTGGCTCATGGTCGCTCGCCGCGGCGACGCCTGGCTCTCAACCCAGGAGTCGACGTGGGCGCTGCTGGCGCTGACCGACTGGATGGCGCTGACCGGCGAACTCAGCGGCGACTACGACTATGCCGTCTGGCTGAACGGCAACGAACGCATCGCCGGTCGCATCGACGCCACCAACGTCATGTCGCCGACGGTTGTGCGCATCCCGACGACCGACCTGTTGACCGGCGATCCATCGCTGGTGGCAGTGGGGCGCAGCGAAGGACCGGGGCGGCTGTACTACGCCGCGCACCTGAACCTTGCGTTGCCAGCCGATCAGGTGCAGGCGCTCGACCGGGGCATTGCCGTGACACGCCGCTATGTGGCGGCAGACTGCACCGACGGACCGCGTTGCCCCACGCTGACCAGCGTCAAAGCTGGCGACACCGTGCGGGTCGAACTCTCCATCGTTGCAGAGCGCGATCTCTCCTACGTGCAGGTGACAGACCCACTCCCCGCCGGTGGCGAAGCCATCGACCCGACCCTGGCGACAACCGCGATCGCCACACATGTCGGACCGACACTCCAACCGGCGCCGGACGCTACGACGCCGTACTTCTGGTGGTGGTGGCGCTGGTACGACCGGATTGAACTGCGCGACGAAAAGGTTGCACTGTTCGCCGATTACCTGCCGCGTGGCGCCTACCTCTTCAGTTACACCTTCCGCGCCGTGCAACCCGGCGAATATCGTGTTATTCCGACTATCGCGCAGGAGAGTTTCTTCCCCGAAGTGTTCGGAAGGTCGGATGGGCAACTGTTCACCATCACGCGGTAA
- a CDS encoding nucleotidyltransferase domain-containing protein — MRASPQRRETLLNEARRLAEQIGALGAVRVILFGSVARGNISLFSDIDLLALFDDPRSPRELTRWVYSVIDSSEGVDILAYSITDFERARQRPFWKHALHHSQVIYERPTT; from the coding sequence ATGCGCGCATCGCCGCAGCGCCGCGAAACATTACTGAACGAAGCCCGCCGTCTGGCGGAACAGATCGGCGCGCTCGGCGCCGTCAGGGTTATTCTCTTCGGTTCGGTGGCGCGCGGCAATATCTCGCTGTTCAGCGACATCGATCTGCTGGCGCTGTTCGATGATCCCCGCTCGCCGCGCGAGTTGACGCGCTGGGTGTACAGTGTCATCGACAGCAGCGAAGGCGTTGATATTCTGGCGTACAGCATAACCGATTTCGAGCGCGCACGACAGAGACCGTTCTGGAAACACGCGCTGCACCACAGTCAGGTGATCTATGAACGACCCACAACGTGA
- a CDS encoding HEPN domain-containing protein gives MNDPQRESDRWWRQASADLAFLPIAAQAGKYDTCCFLAQQTAEKALKAYLFSQGEELIFTHSIFKLCDLAARYDPFFAGLKETVKTLDYYYVEARYPNALQDVIPAEFYSARDAEEAIRMATDVHRAVGERLAPPDPSGS, from the coding sequence ATGAACGACCCACAACGTGAATCCGACCGCTGGTGGCGTCAGGCGAGCGCCGATCTCGCCTTCCTTCCCATTGCGGCGCAAGCCGGGAAGTATGACACGTGCTGTTTTCTGGCGCAGCAAACGGCGGAAAAGGCGCTGAAAGCGTATCTCTTCAGCCAGGGAGAAGAACTCATCTTCACCCATTCAATCTTCAAACTCTGCGACCTCGCCGCGCGTTATGACCCCTTTTTTGCCGGTCTGAAGGAAACCGTCAAGACACTGGACTACTATTACGTCGAAGCGCGCTATCCCAATGCGCTCCAGGACGTTATCCCCGCCGAGTTCTACAGTGCGCGCGATGCAGAAGAAGCGATCCGCATGGCGACCGATGTGCATCGCGCCGTGGGAGAACGCCTTGCGCCGCCCGATCCGTCCGGATCATAA
- a CDS encoding metallophosphoesterase family protein, with the protein MRLLHLADLHIGIENYGRVDPATGLHSRLRDYLERLDEAIDIGLDAGVDAVLIAGDVYKNRTPNPTQQREFARRIHRLRALGLPVLILTGNHDVSPAAGRAHAVEIFDTLAVDGVTIADRPRIHTLHTRSGPLQVIALPWVTRHALLTREELRMASFLEVETMLIERVERFLRQAADDVDPTLPTVLTVHGTIDGATFGAERQVLLGRDLVYPRSLVALPNVDYVAMGHIHRHQALGDHPPIVYPGSIERIDFGEEGEDKGCIIVDLGAKGETQWRFHKLSARPFVTIAVDVRGVSDPMEPVLSAIGRRSLRGAVVRLKIEARPEQEGMVRTEAIRQAIEEAGASFVAAVAVEVERSARGRLARDDTSVLDGLTPRRALELYLRQKTPPLAEERIAALLAAADELLNEGDGMGVQSQ; encoded by the coding sequence ATGCGCCTGCTCCATCTCGCGGATCTGCACATCGGCATCGAGAATTATGGGCGCGTCGATCCGGCGACCGGATTGCACAGCCGCCTGCGCGACTATCTGGAACGCCTGGATGAGGCGATCGATATCGGGCTTGATGCGGGGGTCGATGCGGTTCTGATCGCGGGGGATGTCTACAAAAACCGCACCCCCAATCCCACGCAGCAGCGCGAGTTTGCCCGGCGCATCCATCGCCTGCGCGCGCTTGGGTTGCCGGTGCTCATTCTCACCGGCAATCACGATGTATCGCCAGCAGCCGGGCGCGCCCACGCAGTCGAAATCTTTGACACGCTGGCGGTCGATGGGGTGACCATCGCCGATAGACCGCGCATCCACACCCTGCACACCCGATCCGGTCCGCTTCAGGTGATTGCGCTGCCCTGGGTGACGCGCCACGCGCTGCTGACCAGGGAGGAATTGCGCATGGCATCGTTTCTGGAGGTCGAAACGATGCTGATCGAGCGGGTGGAACGATTTTTGCGCCAGGCGGCCGACGATGTCGATCCGACCCTGCCGACCGTGTTGACCGTCCATGGGACTATCGACGGCGCGACGTTCGGCGCAGAGCGGCAGGTGTTGCTGGGACGCGATCTGGTGTATCCGCGCAGCCTGGTGGCGCTGCCGAATGTCGATTATGTCGCCATGGGGCACATCCATCGTCATCAGGCGCTCGGCGACCATCCGCCGATTGTGTATCCCGGCAGCATCGAGCGCATCGATTTTGGGGAAGAGGGGGAAGACAAGGGATGCATTATCGTCGATCTGGGCGCGAAGGGTGAGACGCAGTGGCGCTTCCACAAATTGTCGGCGCGCCCGTTTGTCACGATTGCGGTCGACGTGCGTGGCGTGAGCGACCCGATGGAACCGGTGTTGAGCGCGATTGGACGACGTTCGCTGCGCGGCGCGGTGGTGCGGCTGAAGATCGAGGCGCGTCCCGAACAGGAAGGCATGGTGCGAACGGAAGCGATCCGGCAGGCGATTGAGGAGGCAGGCGCATCGTTTGTCGCGGCCGTAGCGGTTGAAGTTGAACGCAGTGCGCGCGGACGCCTGGCGCGTGACGATACGAGCGTGCTCGATGGATTGACGCCGCGCCGCGCGCTGGAGTTGTACCTGCGCCAGAAGACGCCCCCGCTTGCCGAAGAGCGAATTGCCGCGCTCCTCGCTGCCGCCGATGAACTGTTGAATGAGGGGGACGGGATGGGTGTTCAGAGTCAGTAA
- a CDS encoding CAP domain-containing protein, with translation MHRTAPRRAIALPLAAILLTLMLSAVAAAQDAPPLDPIPTPTGTSTALRPDAAPPADEIAGADAAAFRVYLPLVVRPEPYPPVNRQWELEFIRLLNEERVRHGLHPLREHPLLTLAARRHAYDLGINKVPRGDCGGGRGHRGTDGTEPGDRVEWAGYPGHYNGEAVSCGSHEVYYAVQGLLNSPPHRAILLNPIPVEIGVGAHPVLDELGGYSTVMLSGTPRP, from the coding sequence ATGCACCGCACTGCACCACGCCGCGCCATCGCGCTGCCGCTGGCAGCGATCTTGCTCACGCTCATGCTAAGCGCCGTCGCCGCCGCTCAGGACGCGCCGCCGCTTGATCCGATCCCGACGCCAACCGGCACGTCTACGGCGCTGCGCCCCGACGCCGCGCCGCCCGCCGACGAGATCGCAGGCGCGGACGCCGCCGCGTTTCGCGTCTACCTGCCGCTCGTCGTCCGCCCGGAGCCGTACCCGCCGGTCAACCGCCAGTGGGAACTGGAGTTCATTCGCCTGCTCAACGAGGAACGCGTCCGCCACGGACTGCACCCGCTCCGCGAGCACCCGCTCCTCACCCTCGCCGCCCGCCGCCATGCGTATGACCTCGGCATCAACAAGGTGCCGCGCGGCGATTGCGGCGGCGGACGCGGGCACCGGGGCACCGACGGCACGGAGCCAGGAGACCGCGTAGAGTGGGCCGGCTACCCCGGTCACTACAACGGCGAGGCGGTCAGTTGCGGCAGTCACGAGGTGTACTACGCCGTGCAGGGACTGCTGAACAGCCCGCCCCACCGCGCCATCCTGCTCAACCCGATCCCGGTCGAGATCGGCGTCGGCGCGCATCCTGTGCTAGATGAGTTGGGCGGCTACAGCACCGTCATGCTCAGCGGCACGCCGCGCCCGTGA